A segment of the Aromatoleum aromaticum EbN1 genome:
ACCTGCATGACCGCCCGAAAAAGCGGTAATTATAACGGCAACGCGAGCGCTCTGGCGGTTCCCGCCGGTCAGTCCAGCTGCGCGACCCGGGTCGGCCCGAGCGGCGGGTTGTCCTTGAAGTAGCGGCGCAGGCCCCGCATGATCGCTTCAGCCATTTTGTCCTGATAGGCGTCGTCGTTCAGGCGTCGCTCTTCCTCCGGGTTGCTGATGAACGCGGTCTCGACAAGGATCGACGGGATGTCCGGCGCTTTCAGCACCGCGAATCCAGCCTGTTCGACGTGCGCCTTGTGCAGCGTGTTGATGTCGCCGAGCTCGTTCAGCACTGCCTTGCCGAGCTTCAGGCTGTCGTTGATCGTCGCCGTCTGCGACAAGTCGAGCAGCGTTCGCGCGAGATGACCTTCCTGTTTCGCGAGATTCACGCCACCGATCAGGTCGGCGTCGTTTTCCTTTTGCGCGAGCCAGCGCGCGGCCGAACTCGAGGCGCCCCTTTCCGACAGCACGAACACCGAGCTGCCGCGTGCTTCGGGGCGGACGAAAGCGTCGGCGTGGATCGACACGAAGAGGTCCGATTGTACCTGTCGTGCCCGCGTCACCCGCTGGCGCAGCGGCACGAAATAGTCGCCGTCGCGCGTCAGCACCGCGCGCATGTTCGTCTCGGCGTCGATCTTCCGCTTCAGCCGGCGTGCGATCGACAGCGTGACGTTTTTCTCGAAGCTGCCGCGCCGCCCGACTGCGCCGGGGTCCTCGCCGCCGTGGCCGGGGTCGAGCGCGACCGTGAGCAGCCGGTTCGCGGGTGGACGTTTCTGACGCTTTGCCCTGTCCTGCACGGCCGCCTGCTGCACCGGCGCGTCGTCGCTTCCCGCAGCTGCGGTATCGCCGGCGGCGGCATCGAGCGGCGAGGATTTTTCGATCAGCGCCAGCAGCGGGTCGACCGGCACGGTGGGATACAGATCGAGCACCAGGCGGTGGCGGTAATCGCCGACCGGCTCGAGCGTGAATATCTGCGGAGCGATCTCGTTCTTCAGTTCGACGACCAGCCGCACCACGCCGGGGCGATTCTGCCCGGCGCGAATCAGCCGGATGTACGGATCGGACTCGAGCACCTTGGATGGCAAGGTCTGCAGCACGCTGTCGAGTTCGACATCTTCGAGATCGACCACGAGGCGGTCGGGATCCTTGACGAGAAGGTGGCTGAACTTCAGTTGGCGGCTGCCTTCGAGGGTGATGCGTGTGTAATCGTCGGCGGGCCAGACACGCACTGCCACGAGGCTCGCGGCAGCGGCGACCGGACTCACCAGCAGCACAAGGGCGCCGCCGGCGAACTTCAGAAGGTCGCGCCGGCAGAATTTCGGCGTGGCAGGCGTCACGGAGCAGGCCGGTTCAATTCCGAGTTCAGTTTTCTTGTACATGTCCGTCCTGCCTCCGTCAGCCCAGAGACCTCGAGGCGCCGACCCGTTCCGGCGACGACGAGGCGCATTTCAACGTCCGGTGGCGCGAGATACGGGCTGGCCTTGTCGGGCCATTCCACGAGGCACACGCCAGTGTCGCCGAAGTACTCGTCGAGACCTGCTTCCAGATATTCTTCCGGCACTGCGAAGCGATAAAAATCAAAGTGATATAAGTTTAATCTAGAAAGAACATAAGGTTCAATCAAGGTGTAGGTCGGGCTTTTTACTTTTCCGCCGTGACCGAGTGCGTGCAGCACGCCGCGGACCAGCGTCGTTTTCCCGGCGCCGAGGTCGCCGCGCAGGTAAATCACCAACCCGGGGTGCAGCGCCGGCGCGAGCGCTGCGCCGGCAGCTTCGGTGTCGGTTTCGTCATCGAGCTGCGCGATGAATCCGCAGCCGCTATCATCTGCCGGGTGAAGAATCCGAATCATCAGGGTGCCTCCGGGCACGCCGCGCCGCACGAATCGCTCGCGACCGTCGCGGAGCAGCTGAATATATGGGCCAGGGAACTGGGTTTCGCCGCCGTCGGTATCGCGGACATCGATCTTGCCGGCGCCGAGCTTGGCCTGGAGGCGTGGCTCGCCAGCGGTTTTCACGGCGAGATGGATTATATGGCGCGCCACGGCATGAAGCGGGCGCGCCCCGCCGAACTGGTTCCGGGCACGCTGCGCGTCATCAGTGTACGGATGAATTACTGGCCGCAGGCCGCTGCCGCTCAAGCGACGCTCGATGAGCCCGCACAGGCCTACGTGTCCCGCTACGCGCTCGGTCGCGACTACCACAAGCTGATGCGCAACCGCCTGCAGAAACTCGCCGAACGCATCGCCACCGAGGCGCCGCACGGTTACCGCGTGTTCGTGGACTCCGCGCCGGTGCTGGAGGTCGAACTCGCGACGCGCGCCGGGCTGGGGTGGCGCGGCAAGCACACGCTCACGCTCGACCGCTCGGCCGGTTCGTTCTTTTTCCTCGGCGAGATCTTCACCGACTTGCCGCTGCCGGTCGACGTGCCGACCAAACCCCATTGCGGCTCCTGTCGTGCCTGCCTCGACGCGTGTCCGACCGGGGCGATCGTGGAGCCGTACCGGGTCGACGCCCGACGCTGCATCTCGTATCTCACGATCGAGCTGAAAGAAGCGATCCCGGAGGACCTGAGACCGCTGATCGGCAATCGCATCTACGGCTGCGACGACTGCCAGCTGGTGTGTCCGTGGAACCGCTTCGCGCAGCTCACCGCGGAGCCCGACTTCGCGCCGCGCCACGGACTCGACCGCGCGAGCCTGGTGGAACTCTTCGCTTGGACCGAGGCGGATTTTTCGACGCGCATGGCGGGCAGCGCGATCTACCGCATCGGCTTCGAGCGCTGGTTGCGCAATCTCGCCGTGGCGCTCGGCAATGCCCCCACCTCGCCGGCCATCGTCGCCGCGCTGCGCGCGCGGGCCGACGACCCGTCGGAGCTGGTGCGCGAGCATGTCGCCTGGGCGCTGAAGCGGCACGATGCGGCCTGAAGCGGATTTCGCCGAAGGCCTGCCAGGCAGCCCACCGTCTGTCGCCCACGGATTGCGGCTAGAATCGCGCGCTTCCAACCGTTCCGGGCTTCTTCGTGAATTCTTCGCGACCAATAGGCGTTTTCGATTCCGGCATCGGCGGGCTCACGGTCGTGCGCGCGCTGATGGAACGGCTGCCGCTCGAGCATATCGTCTACTTCGGCGACACCGCGCGCGTTCCGTACGGCGTCAAGTCGGTCGCGACGATCCGGCACTTTACCGAACAGATCACCGACTTCCTGCTGCAACAGGACGTCAAGATGCTGATCGTGGCATGCAACACGATGGCTGCGGTCGCGGCCGAAACCGTGCGCCAGCGTGCGGGCAGCATCCCTGTGCTGGATGTCATCGAAGCCGGG
Coding sequences within it:
- a CDS encoding N-acetylmuramoyl-L-alanine amidase, whose protein sequence is MYKKTELGIEPACSVTPATPKFCRRDLLKFAGGALVLLVSPVAAAASLVAVRVWPADDYTRITLEGSRQLKFSHLLVKDPDRLVVDLEDVELDSVLQTLPSKVLESDPYIRLIRAGQNRPGVVRLVVELKNEIAPQIFTLEPVGDYRHRLVLDLYPTVPVDPLLALIEKSSPLDAAAGDTAAAGSDDAPVQQAAVQDRAKRQKRPPANRLLTVALDPGHGGEDPGAVGRRGSFEKNVTLSIARRLKRKIDAETNMRAVLTRDGDYFVPLRQRVTRARQVQSDLFVSIHADAFVRPEARGSSVFVLSERGASSSAARWLAQKENDADLIGGVNLAKQEGHLARTLLDLSQTATINDSLKLGKAVLNELGDINTLHKAHVEQAGFAVLKAPDIPSILVETAFISNPEEERRLNDDAYQDKMAEAIMRGLRRYFKDNPPLGPTRVAQLD
- the tsaE gene encoding tRNA (adenosine(37)-N6)-threonylcarbamoyltransferase complex ATPase subunit type 1 TsaE codes for the protein MIRILHPADDSGCGFIAQLDDETDTEAAGAALAPALHPGLVIYLRGDLGAGKTTLVRGVLHALGHGGKVKSPTYTLIEPYVLSRLNLYHFDFYRFAVPEEYLEAGLDEYFGDTGVCLVEWPDKASPYLAPPDVEMRLVVAGTGRRLEVSGLTEAGRTCTRKLNSELNRPAP
- the queG gene encoding tRNA epoxyqueuosine(34) reductase QueG, whose translation is MKNPNHQGASGHAAPHESLATVAEQLNIWARELGFAAVGIADIDLAGAELGLEAWLASGFHGEMDYMARHGMKRARPAELVPGTLRVISVRMNYWPQAAAAQATLDEPAQAYVSRYALGRDYHKLMRNRLQKLAERIATEAPHGYRVFVDSAPVLEVELATRAGLGWRGKHTLTLDRSAGSFFFLGEIFTDLPLPVDVPTKPHCGSCRACLDACPTGAIVEPYRVDARRCISYLTIELKEAIPEDLRPLIGNRIYGCDDCQLVCPWNRFAQLTAEPDFAPRHGLDRASLVELFAWTEADFSTRMAGSAIYRIGFERWLRNLAVALGNAPTSPAIVAALRARADDPSELVREHVAWALKRHDAA